The Acinetobacter lwoffii genomic sequence ACAGCCTATTTTGAAGCGACTGCACCGGAATCACCGTACATATTTTAATAAAAAATATAACTTATATTCAGAAAGTTAAATCATTTTAATCACGTGTTTTTACATCAAACAGTTCAATTTCAAAAATCAGGTTAGAATTGGCTGGAATGACTTTACCCATTTTACGTTCGCCATAGGCCAAATGTGCAGGCACCATCAGTTTACGCTTACCGCCAACTTTCATTCCCAGAATCCCCTGATCCCAGCCTTTGATTACACGACCTGTGCCAATGACGGTTTCAAAATAATTACCACGGTCAATAGAAGAATCAAACTTGGTTCCATCTTCCAGCCAGCCAGTATAGTGCGTGGTAATTAAGGCACCTTTCACCGCTTCTTTACCTTCACCTACTTTTAAATCAATAATTTCAAGTTCGTTGATCATGGTTATTTACCTGAGAGGAGCATAAAATTTCAAAGCTCAGTATAAACCGGATTGCTCTGTTTTTTTAAGTCTGGGTCATTGATGGGTTAAAAGCTGAGTTCCTGAATATTCTTATCATTGAGTAAATACTGGGTTAATTCTTGATGATTCTTGGCCGATCCCATCAGGATCCAGCGTCCGACAATCTGTTGATCG encodes the following:
- a CDS encoding FKBP-type peptidyl-prolyl cis-trans isomerase, whose amino-acid sequence is MINELEIIDLKVGEGKEAVKGALITTHYTGWLEDGTKFDSSIDRGNYFETVIGTGRVIKGWDQGILGMKVGGKRKLMVPAHLAYGERKMGKVIPANSNLIFEIELFDVKTRD